The following proteins are encoded in a genomic region of Desulfitobacterium chlororespirans DSM 11544:
- a CDS encoding 2-hydroxyacyl-CoA dehydratase → MTKVLNVGLDVGSTTVKMIILSPEQGIVYKQYLRHFSNIKDTVLSMLEDAKPILDGQLMTMMIAGSGGFNLAKKLGIPFVQEVIAGTAAVKKMIPQTDVAIELGGEDAKITYFGESIEQRMNGTCAGGTGAFIDQMASLLQVDAEGLNELAKNYKTIYPIASRCGVFAKTDVQPLLNEGAAKEDVAVSVLQAVVNQTITALAQGRPIRGRVAFLGGPLFFLSELRQRFIETLKLEGDYAVFPEDAQYFVAIGAALVAQDEQAFLSQTVYDNAPHINSITQDEETTAEPLFADQAAYEAFQERHARHKVNRKDPQGYTGHAYLGIDAGSTTTKVALIDEEGGLLYSYYGSNLGSPLESTIGALKEMYSQLNPGITILNSTVTGYGEQLIKTALKVDIGEIETVAHAKAADFFLPGVNFVLDIGGQDMKSLVIKNGVIDSIMLNEACSSGCGSFVETFANSLNMDVKEFARIGLKSQNAVDLGTRCTVFMNSKVKQAQKEGATVSDISAGISMSVIKNALFKVIRLRNTEELGEKIVVQGGTFYNEAVLRSLEKLLGREVVRPDIAGIMGAFGAALIAKERCDLGHKTALLPAEQLESFATETTMKRCGLCGNNCLLTVKHFSNGENFISGNRCERGAGHEKVKTELPNLYDYKYQRVFRYKSLSAQEAPRGVVGIPRVLNIYEDYPFWFTFFTELGYRVVLSGRSTKALYESGMDTIPSESECFPAKLVHGHIVDLVKKGVKKIFYPSIPFNVKEDSEANNHFNCPIVTSYPETIRANMDILKEENITFYQPFLPIDSPKHMRKRLIEELSKREGLTPREIAQAMDKAYGELANYKKDVRQKGEEALRYIETHGSKGIVLAGRPYHIDPEIHHGIPELLQGFGLVVISEDAIRHMMNPERPMRVVDQWMYHTRLYAAAQFVADKPNLELIQLNSFGCGLDAVTTDQVSEILERYGKIYTVLKIDEITNLGAARIRIRSLLAAVQERDKRNFRPEKLYDPEGRVVFTEEMKKNYTIIAPQMAPHQFQFLKTGFEKAGYTIEVLPSVDRGAIDEGLKHVHNDACYPTIIVVGQLLEALKSGRYDLNRTAVLISQTGGGCRATNYIAFIRKALKDTGMDQVPVISLNASGLEANPGFKITARMLPDLLWGIVYGDLLMNVLHRVRPYEKVPGSANALYDQWVEKCQEALRRGDKKEIKANIYKIVADFDSLEIYEDRVKPKVGIVGEILVKYHPTANNNLVELLEAEGAEVTQPDLMGFLLYCAYCYKIKFDVLSGSFKAMFNGMLTVKVMEYYRKDMRKALAASRRFTPPAAIEEIARSAEEHISLANQTGEGWYLTGEMVELLHNGVMNIACLQPFGCLPNHIIGKGMIRSLRRSYPKANIAVIDYDPGASEVNQLNRIKLMLSVAKENMKTGEVAK, encoded by the coding sequence ATGACCAAGGTGCTCAATGTTGGGCTCGATGTGGGTTCTACGACTGTTAAAATGATTATTCTCAGTCCTGAACAAGGCATTGTCTATAAACAATATTTGAGGCACTTTTCGAATATCAAAGATACTGTTCTTTCGATGCTAGAAGATGCAAAGCCCATTTTAGATGGACAACTTATGACGATGATGATTGCCGGTTCAGGCGGTTTTAATTTAGCCAAGAAATTAGGGATTCCCTTCGTCCAGGAGGTCATTGCCGGGACTGCGGCGGTCAAGAAGATGATCCCTCAGACTGATGTGGCCATTGAGCTGGGAGGGGAAGACGCTAAAATCACCTATTTTGGCGAATCTATTGAACAAAGGATGAACGGAACCTGTGCGGGTGGTACGGGGGCCTTTATTGATCAAATGGCTTCTTTGCTTCAAGTCGATGCGGAAGGGCTAAATGAGCTGGCCAAGAATTATAAGACCATTTATCCCATCGCCTCACGGTGCGGTGTTTTTGCCAAAACGGATGTGCAGCCGCTGTTGAATGAAGGGGCTGCCAAGGAAGATGTTGCTGTTTCGGTTCTGCAGGCCGTTGTCAATCAGACGATTACGGCCTTGGCTCAAGGCCGCCCGATTCGTGGCCGGGTAGCCTTTCTCGGCGGACCTTTGTTCTTCCTGTCCGAGTTGCGCCAACGCTTTATCGAGACGTTAAAACTGGAAGGAGATTATGCTGTTTTCCCTGAGGATGCCCAATACTTTGTCGCTATCGGAGCGGCTTTGGTAGCACAGGATGAGCAGGCATTCCTCTCCCAGACTGTTTATGATAACGCACCTCATATTAATAGCATTACCCAGGATGAAGAGACCACTGCCGAGCCCCTTTTTGCTGATCAAGCAGCATATGAGGCCTTCCAGGAGAGGCATGCACGCCATAAGGTAAACCGTAAAGATCCTCAGGGGTATACAGGCCATGCTTATCTGGGTATCGACGCCGGCTCGACCACCACCAAGGTTGCCTTAATCGATGAAGAGGGTGGACTGCTGTACTCCTATTATGGCAGCAATCTGGGCAGCCCCCTGGAATCAACCATAGGTGCTCTGAAAGAGATGTATTCCCAATTGAATCCTGGCATCACTATACTCAATTCTACGGTAACAGGTTATGGAGAACAGCTGATTAAAACGGCACTTAAAGTGGATATTGGTGAGATCGAGACGGTTGCCCATGCTAAAGCCGCCGACTTTTTCCTGCCCGGTGTTAATTTTGTTCTGGATATCGGCGGTCAGGATATGAAAAGCCTGGTGATTAAAAATGGAGTCATCGATTCCATCATGCTCAATGAGGCCTGTTCTTCCGGTTGCGGCTCTTTCGTGGAGACCTTTGCCAACTCGCTCAATATGGATGTAAAGGAATTTGCCCGAATTGGCCTGAAATCTCAAAACGCGGTGGATCTGGGGACACGCTGCACTGTCTTTATGAATTCCAAAGTGAAGCAGGCCCAAAAAGAAGGGGCAACAGTCAGCGATATATCCGCCGGGATCTCCATGTCCGTGATTAAGAATGCCTTGTTTAAGGTGATTCGCCTGCGCAATACAGAAGAGTTGGGAGAAAAAATTGTTGTTCAGGGTGGAACCTTTTATAACGAGGCCGTCCTGCGTTCTTTGGAGAAATTGCTGGGTAGGGAAGTGGTCCGCCCCGATATCGCCGGAATCATGGGAGCTTTTGGAGCCGCGCTGATCGCTAAAGAGCGCTGCGACTTAGGCCATAAAACAGCGCTGTTGCCGGCGGAACAGCTGGAATCCTTCGCTACGGAAACGACTATGAAACGCTGCGGCTTATGTGGGAATAACTGCTTGCTTACGGTCAAGCATTTTTCCAACGGCGAGAATTTCATTTCCGGAAACCGCTGTGAGCGGGGAGCCGGCCATGAAAAGGTTAAGACGGAACTTCCTAACCTGTACGATTATAAATATCAAAGGGTATTTCGTTATAAGTCTTTGTCCGCTCAGGAGGCCCCCCGCGGGGTAGTCGGCATTCCCCGGGTTCTGAATATTTATGAGGACTATCCTTTCTGGTTCACCTTTTTTACGGAATTAGGCTATCGGGTGGTTCTATCCGGCCGTTCGACCAAGGCCCTTTATGAATCAGGGATGGATACCATTCCTTCGGAATCGGAATGCTTCCCCGCCAAGCTGGTCCACGGTCATATTGTGGATTTGGTGAAAAAAGGGGTTAAGAAAATATTCTACCCCTCGATTCCCTTTAATGTTAAAGAAGATTCAGAAGCAAACAACCATTTCAACTGCCCGATTGTCACCTCCTACCCGGAAACGATCCGTGCCAATATGGATATCCTGAAGGAAGAAAACATTACCTTTTATCAGCCTTTTCTGCCTATTGACAGTCCTAAGCATATGAGGAAACGCCTCATCGAGGAATTGTCGAAAAGGGAGGGTTTAACACCACGGGAAATTGCGCAGGCTATGGACAAGGCTTATGGGGAATTGGCGAACTATAAAAAGGATGTTCGCCAAAAAGGAGAAGAGGCTCTTCGCTATATTGAGACTCATGGCAGCAAGGGGATTGTCCTGGCTGGACGACCTTATCACATCGATCCTGAGATTCACCACGGCATCCCTGAGCTATTGCAAGGTTTTGGCCTGGTCGTGATCTCCGAAGACGCCATCCGTCATATGATGAATCCAGAACGCCCTATGCGCGTGGTGGATCAGTGGATGTATCATACCCGGCTCTATGCTGCAGCTCAGTTTGTCGCCGATAAACCTAATCTGGAGCTGATCCAGCTAAACTCCTTTGGCTGCGGTCTGGACGCCGTAACCACCGATCAGGTTTCGGAAATATTAGAGCGTTATGGTAAAATATATACAGTTCTGAAGATCGATGAGATCACCAATCTGGGAGCGGCCCGGATCCGCATTCGCTCTTTGCTGGCAGCTGTCCAGGAGCGGGATAAGCGCAATTTCAGGCCCGAGAAGCTTTATGATCCGGAAGGCCGGGTGGTTTTTACGGAAGAGATGAAGAAAAACTACACGATTATTGCCCCACAGATGGCGCCCCATCAGTTCCAATTCTTAAAGACAGGCTTCGAAAAGGCGGGCTATACGATTGAGGTCCTCCCTTCAGTTGACCGGGGAGCCATTGATGAAGGATTGAAGCATGTTCACAACGATGCCTGTTATCCGACGATCATCGTGGTCGGGCAGCTCTTGGAAGCTTTGAAATCAGGTAGGTATGATTTGAACCGGACCGCTGTGCTCATTTCTCAAACAGGCGGCGGGTGCCGGGCTACCAACTATATCGCCTTCATCCGCAAGGCTCTGAAAGATACAGGTATGGACCAGGTTCCGGTCATTTCTTTGAATGCTTCCGGGCTGGAAGCCAACCCCGGCTTTAAGATCACAGCGAGGATGCTGCCCGATCTGCTTTGGGGAATTGTCTATGGTGATCTGCTGATGAATGTCCTTCATCGTGTCCGCCCCTATGAGAAGGTTCCCGGCTCCGCCAACGCTCTCTATGATCAGTGGGTGGAGAAATGCCAGGAGGCCTTGAGGCGAGGGGACAAGAAGGAGATTAAAGCCAATATTTACAAGATCGTCGCGGACTTCGACAGCCTTGAAATTTATGAGGACCGGGTCAAACCCAAAGTAGGCATCGTCGGCGAGATTCTCGTCAAATATCATCCGACGGCTAATAATAATCTGGTGGAACTTCTGGAGGCAGAAGGGGCAGAAGTCACTCAACCGGATTTGATGGGCTTCCTGCTTTATTGCGCCTATTGCTATAAAATTAAATTTGACGTTTTGTCGGGCAGTTTTAAAGCGATGTTTAATGGTATGTTGACAGTCAAGGTCATGGAGTATTACCGTAAGGATATGCGCAAAGCTTTGGCCGCCAGCCGGCGGTTCACCCCTCCCGCTGCCATCGAAGAGATTGCCCGCAGCGCTGAGGAGCATATCTCCTTGGCCAATCAGACAGGAGAGGGCTGGTATCTGACCGGAGAGATGGTGGAGCTCCTGCACAATGGGGTCATGAATATCGCTTGCCTGCAGCCTTTTGGCTGCCTGCCCAACCATATCATCGGCAAAGGAATGATTCGCTCCCTGCGCCGCTCCTACCCTAAAGCCAACATTGCTGTCATCGACTATGATCCTGGAGCCAGTGAAGTCAATCAATTGAACCGGATCAAATTGATGTTATCTGTTGCCAAAGAGAATATGAAGACTGGGGAAGTTGCTAAGTAG
- a CDS encoding PGRP and LysM peptidoglycan-binding domain-containing protein, with the protein MERGVFMNYVVKPGETLMDIACMFNTTVEELLMLNPQITDPMCLFPGQVICVPTQPCSMQPMHPMHPHMPMEGQMMAQGQPCPVLRQGSQGPSVVHLQQLLTSHGFSPGAIDGIFGPRTHAAVVAFQGSRGLVQDGVVGVKTWTALGVNCMTPQPSPCPTLRQGATGPSVVQLQQLLTSHGFSPGAIDGIFGPRTEAAVIAFQGSRGLVQDGVVGVRTWTALGVNCMTPPPPPPPPPPPPQNCPTLRQGSRGPSVVQLQQLLTARGFNPGAADGIFGPRTEAAVIAFQRSSGLTPDGIVGIRTWTALGVTCTTPPPPPPPSHTCPTLRMGSRGASVKELQSLLKAQGFSPGNIDGIFGSRTQAAVIAFQKSRGLVQDGIVGIRTWTALGVNCRKN; encoded by the coding sequence ATGGAAAGGGGTGTATTTATGAATTATGTGGTAAAACCTGGGGAAACTCTTATGGACATTGCCTGCATGTTTAATACTACAGTGGAAGAGCTTCTCATGTTAAATCCGCAAATTACTGATCCTATGTGCCTTTTCCCAGGTCAGGTTATTTGTGTACCAACGCAACCATGCTCCATGCAGCCAATGCATCCAATGCATCCGCACATGCCCATGGAAGGTCAGATGATGGCTCAAGGTCAGCCTTGTCCCGTTCTCAGACAGGGTTCTCAAGGTCCCTCTGTCGTACATTTACAACAGCTTCTTACATCTCACGGCTTTAGCCCAGGAGCTATTGATGGCATTTTCGGACCGAGAACCCATGCAGCGGTTGTCGCTTTTCAGGGCAGCCGTGGTTTGGTACAGGATGGCGTCGTTGGGGTCAAGACCTGGACGGCTCTTGGAGTCAATTGCATGACTCCGCAACCCAGTCCCTGTCCGACTTTGCGTCAAGGTGCGACAGGTCCCTCCGTGGTTCAGCTGCAACAGCTGCTCACCTCCCATGGCTTTAGTCCGGGGGCCATTGATGGGATCTTCGGACCGAGAACAGAAGCCGCGGTGATTGCTTTCCAGGGCAGCCGGGGATTAGTACAGGATGGTGTCGTAGGTGTCCGGACCTGGACAGCGCTGGGGGTCAATTGCATGACGCCTCCTCCACCGCCCCCACCCCCACCGCCGCCGCCACAGAATTGCCCAACCTTGCGCCAAGGCTCAAGGGGTCCCTCCGTGGTTCAGCTGCAACAGCTGCTCACAGCCCGTGGCTTTAACCCAGGGGCCGCCGATGGGATCTTCGGACCGAGGACGGAAGCAGCGGTGATTGCTTTCCAAAGAAGCAGTGGTTTAACACCGGATGGCATCGTGGGCATTCGGACCTGGACAGCGCTGGGAGTAACCTGCACTACCCCACCACCTCCACCGCCGCCAAGCCACACTTGCCCAACCTTGCGGATGGGATCCCGGGGGGCATCTGTGAAGGAACTGCAATCCTTGCTGAAGGCGCAGGGATTTAGTCCCGGGAATATTGATGGGATTTTCGGTTCCAGAACTCAAGCGGCAGTGATTGCTTTCCAAAAGAGCAGAGGACTTGTCCAGGATGGCATCGTCGGGATTCGAACCTGGACGGCGCTAGGTGTAAATTGCCGCAAAAATTAA
- a CDS encoding type II toxin-antitoxin system RatA family toxin: MSRIQAKDSYDYPYPPQMIYPLLADIPGYRSWWPGEFRVRILEKSGDNLHAKIEVWASGGWFRCETISLSFPNRVDIRYYQGVVIGESWWDLEELENGGTKVSYSIALEPHGRVMGFVAKMINISTLHSFQFQRVLKRLHRHLDSLYLKEPK, from the coding sequence ATGAGCAGGATTCAAGCCAAGGATTCTTATGATTATCCCTATCCGCCCCAAATGATTTATCCTTTACTTGCGGATATTCCTGGCTATAGAAGCTGGTGGCCAGGAGAATTCCGAGTGCGGATTCTGGAAAAATCCGGAGACAATCTTCATGCCAAGATTGAAGTATGGGCTTCAGGAGGATGGTTCCGGTGCGAGACAATATCTTTAAGCTTTCCGAACCGGGTAGATATCCGCTACTATCAGGGTGTCGTCATTGGCGAGAGCTGGTGGGACCTTGAGGAGCTGGAAAATGGCGGCACAAAGGTCAGCTATTCCATCGCCTTAGAACCTCATGGCAGGGTAATGGGGTTCGTGGCGAAAATGATTAATATTTCAACCTTGCACTCATTTCAATTTCAAAGGGTGTTGAAGCGCTTGCATCGCCATCTGGATTCTCTGTACCTAAAGGAACCTAAGTAA
- a CDS encoding YbaN family protein, whose amino-acid sequence MMKMMLIGIGTLCVVLGIIGVFLPVVPTTPFLLLAGACYMQSSPRLHTRLLESKWLGSYLKDYYENKGMTLQAKAVSISCLWLSLTISMFFVEIIWVRLLLLGIGLAVTLFLLSRKTKK is encoded by the coding sequence ATGATGAAAATGATGTTGATCGGAATTGGCACACTCTGCGTAGTGCTTGGCATTATCGGTGTGTTTTTGCCTGTCGTCCCCACGACTCCTTTTTTATTATTGGCGGGAGCATGCTATATGCAAAGTTCCCCAAGGCTTCATACGAGGTTGTTGGAGAGCAAATGGCTTGGCTCTTATCTTAAAGATTATTACGAGAATAAAGGGATGACGCTGCAGGCCAAGGCTGTATCAATCTCATGTTTATGGCTTTCTTTAACCATTTCGATGTTTTTTGTGGAAATAATTTGGGTGCGCCTCCTTCTCCTGGGGATTGGTCTGGCAGTTACCCTCTTTTTACTGAGCCGCAAAACTAAAAAGTGA
- a CDS encoding arsenate reductase family protein, translating into MNIQIYGTRKCFDTKKAERYFKERNIKFQFIDLNEKALSKGELQSVKSAVSLNELINKEAKDYKALNLDQIRGLEMREELLLTHPKLYRTPIVRNGRKATVGYQPEIWKEWE; encoded by the coding sequence TTGAATATACAGATTTATGGAACCCGAAAATGTTTTGACACCAAAAAAGCGGAGCGATATTTCAAAGAGCGGAACATCAAATTTCAATTTATTGATCTCAATGAAAAAGCTTTAAGTAAAGGTGAACTGCAGAGTGTTAAATCCGCTGTCTCCTTAAATGAGCTGATCAATAAAGAGGCTAAAGACTATAAAGCCCTCAATCTCGATCAAATCAGGGGTTTGGAGATGCGTGAAGAGCTTTTGCTGACTCATCCTAAACTCTATAGAACCCCGATTGTTCGCAATGGCAGGAAAGCAACGGTAGGTTATCAACCGGAGATCTGGAAAGAGTGGGAGTGA
- a CDS encoding HAMP domain-containing sensor histidine kinase, protein MDIKSRSFSHSLIAKALAFVLVIFCFTQVVTLVLNVINRSHFGVALEKSYYLGEGFINESNNIISDLRSLSRYKSEENILAGGSVSEDRLRNRIDSLYWEFQVNSDRRSTVSSNSTMNSNSAVVEENVDEGSSQKPPSISSTTSPTQPGIYNPNLSDRENYQIFLEAYKEEIAKEKERLIQEDLYYYQTTLQRLASYKGLNYFLKAGELELTNHAELSKEEYTSYPVYMLFEGFIQNVYPQELKENPRFYRIAPDAYAEDYPDVLYIGFEDEFLKPRIAEWQEDKEVANHALYQIAAYLAGLMASFIYLLIVWGRNSKHDQEVHLNTLDRLYNDFNIVICLGLISSWFILGFEFYQMQNAALIYPMTLAIATLGLILVLSLVKHIKNKTLLKHTLVYTIFHKLFSGIKAIYDSGSLGVKVAILVIGYPLCIAITFFMFPITVGVAVWLSFKKVKEFKAIKEGVRRVKDGDLATMINIKGKGEFAQLAGDINSITDGLNKAVENEIKSERLKTELITNVSHDIRTPLTSIITYVDLLKTEEDPEKIKDYVEVLEQKSQRLKVLTDDLFEAAKASSGDIPVTFERIDIVSLLTQGLGEVDEKIQERGLDFKFNYPRERMWVKADGRLLWRAIENLLSNIFKYALTGSRVYIDLEDAGPGVRLTIKNISAYELNISSTELMERFKRGDESRSSQGSGLGLSIVTSLIEIQKGSFTIEVDGDLFKATIFLYKDDSKETPLSPQ, encoded by the coding sequence TTGGATATAAAATCGAGAAGCTTTAGCCATTCACTGATTGCCAAAGCTTTAGCTTTTGTGTTGGTGATCTTTTGCTTTACTCAAGTCGTTACTTTAGTGCTCAATGTCATCAATCGCAGCCACTTTGGGGTAGCCTTGGAAAAAAGCTATTATCTGGGAGAAGGCTTCATTAATGAAAGCAATAATATTATCAGCGACCTAAGGTCACTCAGCAGATATAAGAGTGAGGAAAATATTTTAGCCGGAGGAAGTGTTTCAGAGGATAGACTTAGAAATAGAATTGACAGCCTCTATTGGGAGTTTCAGGTAAACAGCGACAGAAGATCAACAGTGAGCAGCAACTCAACAATGAACAGTAACTCAGCAGTAGTCGAGGAAAATGTAGACGAGGGCTCTTCCCAAAAGCCTCCTTCCATTTCCAGCACTACCAGTCCGACGCAGCCAGGCATTTATAATCCCAATCTATCCGACAGGGAAAATTATCAAATTTTCCTGGAAGCTTATAAAGAAGAGATAGCAAAAGAAAAAGAACGTCTGATTCAAGAAGATCTTTATTATTACCAAACGACTTTACAGCGGCTAGCAAGCTATAAGGGGCTGAATTATTTCCTGAAAGCCGGGGAGCTGGAGTTGACCAATCATGCAGAGTTGTCGAAAGAAGAGTATACTTCTTATCCCGTCTACATGCTGTTTGAAGGATTTATCCAGAACGTCTATCCTCAGGAGCTCAAAGAGAACCCGCGTTTTTATCGGATTGCTCCTGATGCTTATGCAGAGGATTATCCGGATGTTTTGTATATCGGTTTTGAAGACGAGTTTTTAAAGCCTCGGATTGCCGAGTGGCAGGAAGACAAAGAAGTCGCTAATCATGCCCTTTATCAGATAGCAGCTTATCTGGCAGGACTTATGGCTTCCTTTATCTATCTCCTGATCGTCTGGGGGAGAAATTCAAAACATGACCAGGAAGTCCACCTCAATACCCTGGATCGTCTTTACAATGATTTTAATATCGTCATTTGCTTAGGCTTGATTTCTTCGTGGTTTATACTGGGTTTCGAGTTTTATCAAATGCAAAATGCTGCCCTTATCTATCCCATGACTCTGGCTATCGCAACCTTGGGGCTGATCCTGGTCTTATCCCTGGTTAAGCACATTAAAAATAAAACCCTCCTCAAACACACGTTGGTTTATACGATTTTCCATAAGCTTTTTTCCGGTATCAAAGCTATCTATGACAGCGGCAGTCTGGGAGTGAAAGTGGCTATCCTTGTCATAGGCTACCCTTTATGCATAGCCATAACCTTTTTCATGTTCCCCATTACCGTTGGTGTGGCTGTATGGTTATCCTTTAAGAAGGTCAAGGAATTCAAGGCCATTAAAGAAGGAGTCAGGCGGGTTAAGGATGGAGATCTGGCGACGATGATTAACATCAAGGGTAAGGGAGAGTTCGCTCAACTGGCTGGGGATATCAACAGTATAACTGACGGCTTAAATAAGGCTGTGGAAAATGAGATTAAAAGCGAACGCTTAAAAACAGAATTAATCACCAACGTTTCCCATGATATCCGCACTCCCTTAACCTCCATCATTACCTATGTTGACTTATTAAAAACGGAAGAAGACCCGGAAAAGATCAAAGACTATGTGGAAGTTCTCGAGCAAAAATCACAGCGCCTTAAAGTGTTGACCGATGACCTCTTTGAAGCCGCCAAGGCCTCCAGTGGGGATATTCCGGTGACCTTTGAGAGAATAGATATTGTATCCTTGCTGACTCAGGGCTTAGGAGAAGTGGATGAGAAAATTCAGGAACGGGGGTTGGATTTTAAATTCAATTACCCTCGGGAAAGAATGTGGGTCAAGGCTGACGGGAGACTCCTGTGGCGAGCCATTGAAAATCTTTTGTCCAATATTTTTAAGTATGCCTTGACAGGCTCACGAGTGTATATCGATCTGGAGGATGCAGGCCCGGGAGTAAGATTAACCATTAAAAATATCTCAGCCTATGAACTGAATATATCTTCCACTGAGTTGATGGAGCGCTTTAAGCGCGGCGATGAATCCAGAAGCAGCCAGGGAAGCGGCCTGGGCTTATCCATCGTCACGAGCCTGATTGAAATCCAAAAGGGGAGCTTTACCATTGAAGTGGATGGGGATCTCTTTAAAGCGACGATCTTCTTGTACAAAGATGATAGTAAGGAAACCCCATTATCTCCCCAATAG
- a CDS encoding response regulator transcription factor gives MNILVCDDDKEIVEAIRIYLAHEGYTIYKAFNGLQALEVIEEQTVHLVIMDIMMPQMDGIRALMKIREERNIPVIMLSAKSEDTDKIMGLNMGADDYITKPFNPLELIARVKSQLRRYVTLGSLETKTNVYQSGGLMIDDESKCVTVDGEEVKLTPVQYKILKLLTANAGRVFSIDQIYENVWNEAAFSAENTVAVHIRKIREKIEINPKEPKYLKVVWGIGYKIEKL, from the coding sequence ATGAACATTTTAGTATGCGACGATGATAAGGAAATTGTCGAAGCGATAAGAATCTACTTAGCCCACGAAGGCTATACGATCTATAAAGCCTTCAATGGACTCCAGGCCTTGGAGGTTATTGAAGAGCAGACTGTCCATCTGGTGATCATGGATATTATGATGCCCCAAATGGATGGGATCAGAGCTTTGATGAAGATTCGGGAAGAACGGAATATTCCGGTGATCATGCTCTCGGCCAAATCCGAAGATACGGACAAAATTATGGGCCTGAATATGGGTGCGGACGATTATATTACCAAACCCTTCAATCCACTGGAGCTCATCGCCCGCGTCAAATCCCAGCTGCGCAGGTATGTAACCTTAGGCAGCCTGGAGACCAAGACGAATGTCTATCAATCCGGGGGGCTGATGATCGACGACGAAAGCAAATGCGTCACCGTGGACGGCGAGGAAGTTAAGCTGACCCCTGTCCAGTATAAAATTTTGAAGCTGCTGACAGCCAATGCGGGAAGGGTCTTTTCCATCGATCAGATTTACGAAAACGTTTGGAATGAAGCGGCTTTCAGTGCGGAAAATACAGTAGCTGTCCATATCCGGAAAATCCGTGAAAAAATTGAGATCAACCCGAAGGAGCCTAAATATTTAAAGGTGGTGTGGGGAATTGGATATAAAATCGAGAAGCTTTAG